The nucleotide window ATTTCAAGAAGCTAGAAGATCTGTTTACAATGATTGTCGAGATCTCTCCAGAATCGGCATCTAAAATGCTGTCGGCATTATCGCATTCTAAGAAGACATTGTCACAAGAGTTTCTGGAGAACCTATTTAATGTTACTATCCCGCAAGAAGACCTTAAATTGCTATCGAATATAATCAACTTAGATATTGATGTTGGTATCAAAAACACCAACCGCCTGTTAAAGATATTGTCCAATGCTGAGCCAAGTAATATTACAATTGAATTATGGTCTAAACTGGTGAAATGTTATGTTGCAGCCCGAGAGTTACCAAAGTTTATTGATACTTTAAAGGAATATGCAAACCAAACTGAATGTGACCTATTGTTGAAGGATGTGAGGTTTTTTGGTGTAGTGGTTCAAAGCGTTCCGTTGCTTTCTGTCACACAATTAAAGTTGCTTCTAAACGATCTTGTTGATGAAATCATTCGCACCAAAACAGCGCCTACAATCCTAGTTACTTCCATTGTTGTAAGAGGATTAAAGgatatttcttcttctacATTATCAGAACTTCGACTAATTCTTGCAAAGATCTTCGAAATTCAGTATATTGAGGTACTAGAGTTCTGGGATCTAAGATACCATGTTTTAGAAGTTTATGAAGACCTTTTAACTGAGGACTCTGCATCAAGTTTTGACATTAAACAGTTACTAGGAACTGTTAAAAAACCTCCGGTTACTTTCTTTCTTaatatcttcaaattacGAGAACTGGTAGAGTTTAAAATGGAGGAAGTCATTTGCAGTTTCATGGCGTGTTTGGCTGAACTGTCTTCTGCGGAAGATGTGTTATTGGAATTATTCCAGAGATGGAGTTCTATTGTTGAATTGACTTTTAGTAAGGAAGATATCGAGAACTTGATACTCATCTCTTTGAAAGATGATAATATATCGATCTTTGATGAGATATTTAAGGATGATGATTTTTTTGAAGAGAACCGTATAATGCAAATTCTAGTAACACACTTAGCTGGTATGATCAATAACGAAAGCTGTTTGAACTTACTCATTCAGATTCCAATTCAATGCATTAACAAACACATTAGAGTTGAAACTATCAACAAAACGATGGAAAAGCCGCAATTATTAGAACAGGATCTAAGACTGTTAAAGCATCTTCTCCTAAATCCAACTTTTAAATCCTATTTGGAATCAGATCCAGATCAACTAATGAAGGTGGTGTCACAACCAAGTGCCATTTATTTCACTAAAAATGACGTTTTTGAAATTGTTTGGTTGAATAATGTCAATAATATAAGGGCCCCAGAATGCAAGTCATATATTATGCATACTATCTCCACTCTCTTATCACAGATCAAGCAGCAGTTTAGTTTCCCGGTATACAAACTGTCCTATTATGTTGTTCAATCAACTCCAGATACTATCTCGGAGTGCAACGAACTGAGAAAGCAGTATATTTCTGGCGTAACAGCGTACCTTGAAAGCTTGACTAACTTCGATAAAAATGCTGAGCTAGTATCATGGCTTCTGAAGTCACTATATTACATATCTGAGTCAGGAAAAGAAGCAGAAAAAGTACCAGACAATTTAATAGAAAAACTGTCACTAGGTTTgagaagaacaagaaatCCTTTATTGCTGGAGAGTTTCTTTATGCTGTTAACAACAAGAAATACCGAAAAGCTGAAATATCTTTTGGCGCATTACCTCGTGTTGAGGTCTTATAATGTTGAGAAAACAAATTTACGCTTGAGCATAGAATCACTTGTAAAAAGGGTTTTACTATTAGATGAAAACTCTTTCAACGATTCATTTGAATTAATTATTGCTTCGTTTGCAGAATGCAGCACCGAAAACATTATTTGGCTAGTTGAACTTTATGAAATCTTCACCGCATTTTTATCTAAAAGCAACACCAAAGGTACCTTTTTATTCACAAAGTCTATTTCTGAGTTTCACACTAATTCCAACCTGTACATTGGTAACCGTGAAGCTATAGTCACAGTTATTAACATTTACAAAAACTATCTTTCTACAAAACCATGGCTATTCCCTCAATATGCGATCGAGTTATTGTTCCCAATGTGCATTAAGCTCAATGTTTCCATGAGCGCCAGAAATCAGGAAAACTGGGATGACTGTTATATCTTAACAACCCAACTACTTTCATCTGTGTTAATATATCACAGGTACAAATTATCAAGCCGTCATCATCTCATGAATACGTCGATATGCTCTTTGTTAGAAATTATCTCTAGTGATACAAATCTGACAGCAAATTCCGCCAGATCTCTGGCAAGATTAATTACAAACCTTTGTGAACCTTCCAACGTCTCAGATTTCGCCAAAGACTCACTAAATTCGAAGATTACTTTCATAAAAAGATCCTTGAGGAGATTTTTGCCTGTAATTCTATTGAAGTTTATTAACTTATCAGTCTCAAAGCCATTCAGCATGTCAATCCGTAATGAGCTTACCATCAGCATCTATTCTATCTTTGACGTATTATCACCAACGGAGTTTGCAATAGTGAATGCGAACATAGATTCTGCAGACCGAGCTTATTTGAAGGCTCTGTACGATGATTACAGGAAGGTCGGTAAATGGAGAGACGATTAGCATAATATTATTCATGAGTTCATCTTATAAATAATCAATAATAGAATATTTCATTAAACCAGATTGTCGATATGCATTTATATATTCTTAAACTTGAGTTTGTCTATAGCTGTGGTGATCAATGACCATAATTTATCATCCAAATGTCCATCGAATTTATAAAGTGGCCCAAATAGTTCACGGTTTTTGGACCGATGAAACCTTAAGAAGTCCTTTTTGGTAATCAAGCCAATTAAAAATCCGGACTCCTCTACCAGGACAATGTTACAGCCTAGCTTTTCAAACATTTTATACAAGCGAGCCAAAGATAACGATCTGTTTACAGTGAAAGGTGTGTAGTTCACTAAATCCTTAAATTGAATAAATTGATCGTCATCGCTGGATATGTTGTCCTTAGTAAAGTCAACAATTGTATTCAGTGTTGATCCATTATCAGAAAACGTTCCTAATTGTGCTTTAATGTGTTGTAAAGAAACATACCCTATACATTTCCCTGCATTATCCTCCTGGCTATCCGTTTTAATAATGGGGAATCCGGCGTATCTATCGCCAACTTCTTCAAGCAATAACTCTAGTTCAGATAAATGCATAGTTTCCTTAATTGTAATGATCCTACTGGTCATGATATCTTCCACGAAATAATCATTCAAAAATAATTCGTTGTTCTGATGAGGAAATGCTAAATACGGGAAACCATTTACAGCGATCATTTTCTCAGCAATCCCACCTTCTGTGCCAAAAGCGTTAAAAACTATTCTGGTAATGGCCACAACTAACATTGTAGGGATAATATAGTTGAATGCACCGGTCAATTCAAACATGATAACTACAACCGTTAGTGTCATATTGGTGATGCCGCTAAGAGCTGCTGCCGAACCCAAAAATGCATACGTGCCAGGGGTTATAACGTTTGAACCTGTGATAAATTTTTCCACAAGTAAACTCAAAGAGCGACCAAAAGTTGCACCGACTGCCATTGAGGGAACAAATATACCAGCGGGGATTCTACAGCCATAAGAAACTACAATTCCAACGGCGCGGATAACAGTTGCAAAAATTAGAGCAAAATAAATCTTCAGGAATCCAAACATAGTAGAATTTTGGTCAATTTGACATAGTGGATGATCCCATTTAGAGTTATCGTAAGCTTGACATTCATGGAATAGAAGTCCCATGCTTTCTGTCATATCAGTTTGTAAAAACTCATTACCATATGATAGCAGGGCCGTTATTATTGCGATTACAAGTACTTCATATAGTGGCCACTTAGATAAATATTTCCTTCTGAACTCCACATACCAAATATTCCATTTACTTATGAAGTTACCGTATAATCCACCAAATATACCTAGTATGATAAAAATTGAAAGTTCTTGTACGTGCCAGCTCTTATCGTATGTCACTTCAAATAAGACTATTTTTCCATTACGGAAAGGATTAATATACTGTAGAGTCGAAACACCACATAACGCAACATAGTAAGATTTCCAGAGTGTAGATAGATTGAATTGAGCTGCTGTAGACATCTCCTCAAGCCCAAATAAGACACCGCCAATGGGTGCTCCAAAAGCAACTGCAACACCAGACGCACTAGATGCAATTAAATATTCGGATTGCTCGGGATATGTTAGGGTGCTTTGAAGTAGATATTTGACGATTAAGTACCCACAACAAGTCGCATAATGAACTGAGGGCCCTTCTTTCCCCACACTAAGCCCGGATGATATTGCTAAAGGCAAAGCTATGGCTTTTACCGCCAAAGTAGAAAGACTATAGAATTCCTTTTTGTACTGAAATCCTGAAACATGTACCTTAATTTCGGTAATACCTGAACCAGTAGCCATAGGGGCAAGAAATTTCACCATAAATGCACTCAACATAGCAAATATCACAGAAAGAACCGtaaaaatcaaaaatgCAATAATAGAATTGTTCCAATTTATCCACATACCATCTTTTACACATTGAACAACACCTATAACATCCAATTTTCCTGTCTCTTGTGATATTTGAGTACAGCAGAACGACTTATTTAACATCCAGTTCCTAGCACAATGACCTGACTTCCAGTTGACCAACGTTTCCGTAAATATCTGTATAAACCCGGCCAGACAGCCCACAGTAATACCGATAGCTGTTAAAGTAATAAAAGAACGCCCTCGCATCCACAAAATGTGTATCAGGTTCACATAACGACGCCAGCCTACCTCATATTGGTATAGATTATCGTCTAGGCTCGACTTAAACTCTTTAAGGCTCTCCTCTTCTACCCAGTCGATTGTAGTAAACTGATCGAAGTTTCGCACCTCAGGTATCATATAGTTTGTACTAACCGTAGGAGACCGCTGAAACGACATGGCATATGTGTCCCACTACTTTAACCAAACCTACTCACCACCAAAGCTTAATTGTACGTTACGGCGTTATTGTTTATTAAGGGAACAACAAATACCAACATCAGTTTTAAATTTAATAGGTGAAAAAAACACCCCTACAACAAAAATTTAGGTCAATAATTACCTAACAAATCGCTAGATGCAGACAATTAATAATACATAGTCTATAGCACTAATCTACAGCTTCAATACGTTCACAGTAATAGCTTTTTAGTGCTCATTTGAGCGTTAACACTCGCAGTTTTTACTATTAAGTGGCGGATTTTTTGTGCGGCCATTTTTCGTACAAAACGATTCATAAAATAAACGTTTCTTTTTGTGAAAAATTTTCGACCTTTAAGCTCATCGCATCGCTAGTTCATATTATTAGCTAACAACTAATTTTCGTTTAGTTTATTCTAAAAGATCATTCAAGTGAGCTTTTATTTTGTTGCAAGGAACTTGAACATCAGATATTAAACTAGCTATGTCATCTACTCCAAACCCTAAGGCTTTTCCATTGGCTGATGCATCTTTGACTCAGCAAATTTTGGATGTTGTCCAACAAGCAGCTAACATGAGACAATTGAAGAAAGGTGCTAATGAAGCTACCAAAACTTTGAATCGTGGTATTTCGGAGTTTATTATCATGGCAGCTGACTGTGAACCTATTGAAATTTTGTTGCACTTGCCATTGTTGTGTGAGGACAAGAACGTTGCTTATGTCTTCGTTCCATCTAGAGTTGCTTTGGGTAGAGCATGTGGTGTTTCTAGACCAGTTATTGCTGCTTCTATCACCACTAACGATGCTTCAGCTATTAAGAACCAAATCTATGCTGTTAAGGATAAGATTGAGACTTTGTTGATCTGAGTGCGTTTGTCGAAGGCTACCTT belongs to Eremothecium sinecaudum strain ATCC 58844 chromosome IV, complete sequence and includes:
- the URB2 gene encoding ribosome biogenesis protein URB2 (Syntenic homolog of Ashbya gossypii AEL072W; Syntenic homolog of Saccharomyces cerevisiae YJR041C (URB2)), with translation MTFPQTAEGITKYLRSKTISTTEVCQIAQKIEAGECEFYFPNAHVFIIELIIDRWNDAKNVDFKEDWNIWKLFNTLWLRIQDEDHQKKLLKGLRYISNLLQTIQLIKGSYDDFARVLLEQFRLINRTTAVQCSPEDSIKVIGGVLNLVLYCEKPHLHLRESIISEAIILVDIENVTKSTSKLILAYLKHLLSPTMSYFYRFDFDSVDSYNVRLLNMLGKFLFNDNPNILANLKTFIEEGKLELETATTLFKSTIYFLSGTDFKKLEDLFTMIVEISPESASKMLSALSHSKKTLSQEFLENLFNVTIPQEDLKLLSNIINLDIDVGIKNTNRLLKILSNAEPSNITIELWSKLVKCYVAARELPKFIDTLKEYANQTECDLLLKDVRFFGVVVQSVPLLSVTQLKLLLNDLVDEIIRTKTAPTILVTSIVVRGLKDISSSTLSELRLILAKIFEIQYIEVLEFWDLRYHVLEVYEDLLTEDSASSFDIKQLLGTVKKPPVTFFLNIFKLRELVEFKMEEVICSFMACLAELSSAEDVLLELFQRWSSIVELTFSKEDIENLILISLKDDNISIFDEIFKDDDFFEENRIMQILVTHLAGMINNESCLNLLIQIPIQCINKHIRVETINKTMEKPQLLEQDLRLLKHLLLNPTFKSYLESDPDQLMKVVSQPSAIYFTKNDVFEIVWLNNVNNIRAPECKSYIMHTISTLLSQIKQQFSFPVYKLSYYVVQSTPDTISECNELRKQYISGVTAYLESLTNFDKNAELVSWLLKSLYYISESGKEAEKVPDNLIEKLSLGLRRTRNPLLLESFFMLLTTRNTEKLKYLLAHYLVLRSYNVEKTNLRLSIESLVKRVLLLDENSFNDSFELIIASFAECSTENIIWLVELYEIFTAFLSKSNTKGTFLFTKSISEFHTNSNLYIGNREAIVTVINIYKNYLSTKPWLFPQYAIELLFPMCIKLNVSMSARNQENWDDCYILTTQLLSSVLIYHRYKLSSRHHLMNTSICSLLEIISSDTNLTANSARSLARLITNLCEPSNVSDFAKDSLNSKITFIKRSLRRFLPVILLKFINLSVSKPFSMSIRNELTISIYSIFDVLSPTEFAIVNANIDSADRAYLKALYDDYRKVGKWRDD
- the GEF1 gene encoding Gef1p (Syntenic homolog of Ashbya gossypii AEL071C; Syntenic homolog of Saccharomyces cerevisiae YJR040W (GEF1)) → MSFQRSPTVSTNYMIPEVRNFDQFTTIDWVEEESLKEFKSSLDDNLYQYEVGWRRYVNLIHILWMRGRSFITLTAIGITVGCLAGFIQIFTETLVNWKSGHCARNWMLNKSFCCTQISQETGKLDVIGVVQCVKDGMWINWNNSIIAFLIFTVLSVIFAMLSAFMVKFLAPMATGSGITEIKVHVSGFQYKKEFYSLSTLAVKAIALPLAISSGLSVGKEGPSVHYATCCGYLIVKYLLQSTLTYPEQSEYLIASSASGVAVAFGAPIGGVLFGLEEMSTAAQFNLSTLWKSYYVALCGVSTLQYINPFRNGKIVLFEVTYDKSWHVQELSIFIILGIFGGLYGNFISKWNIWYVEFRRKYLSKWPLYEVLVIAIITALLSYGNEFLQTDMTESMGLLFHECQAYDNSKWDHPLCQIDQNSTMFGFLKIYFALIFATVIRAVGIVVSYGCRIPAGIFVPSMAVGATFGRSLSLLVEKFITGSNVITPGTYAFLGSAAALSGITNMTLTVVVIMFELTGAFNYIIPTMLVVAITRIVFNAFGTEGGIAEKMIAVNGFPYLAFPHQNNELFLNDYFVEDIMTSRIITIKETMHLSELELLLEEVGDRYAGFPIIKTDSQEDNAGKCIGYVSLQHIKAQLGTFSDNGSTLNTIVDFTKDNISSDDDQFIQFKDLVNYTPFTVNRSLSLARLYKMFEKLGCNIVLVEESGFLIGLITKKDFLRFHRSKNRELFGPLYKFDGHLDDKLWSLITTAIDKLKFKNI
- the SNU13 gene encoding RNA binding protein SNU13 (Syntenic homolog of Ashbya gossypii AEL070W; Syntenic homolog of Saccharomyces cerevisiae YEL026W (SNU13)) — translated: MSSTPNPKAFPLADASLTQQILDVVQQAANMRQLKKGANEATKTLNRGISEFIIMAADCEPIEILLHLPLLCEDKNVAYVFVPSRVALGRACGVSRPVIAASITTNDASAIKNQIYAVKDKIETLLI